In one Spirosoma rigui genomic region, the following are encoded:
- a CDS encoding L,D-transpeptidase family protein yields MHRFRLFLLLFMPIGFTHAQPVPGDWVRLRQYATAIGVDSLCDQPDPACLHRYFTQIVYGRAPRRLGYQGVGERIDTVRINRLTRQFMAGADWCPLLDSLESPDRRYRQLTAYCMRCLVDDYMGDSLTIEQVRETLNTYRWLNRFAFDKRIIINIPSATLRVIDRRGNTLLTSRVVVGKPDTPSPLFTAFVPSLVTYPYWNVPRSITVTELLPKIRKNPVPALDALNMQVLDASGRVVDPKTVNWSAPARSFPYRLRQSTGCDNALGVLKFNVSSPYDVYLHDTNVRNAFNRENRYLSHGCIRVQKPTELANLLLGYPRFGSDFLTRCLNEAPSKTVPLNRAVPVIVTYDVLDMDDEGGVQVYRDVYGLWRSLQ; encoded by the coding sequence ATGCATCGCTTCCGACTTTTTCTGCTTCTGTTCATGCCCATCGGGTTCACCCACGCCCAGCCTGTTCCCGGCGACTGGGTCCGGCTGCGTCAGTATGCCACCGCCATTGGGGTCGACAGCCTGTGCGACCAGCCCGACCCGGCCTGTCTGCACCGCTATTTTACGCAGATCGTCTACGGTCGGGCACCCCGCCGGCTGGGTTACCAGGGTGTAGGGGAGCGCATCGATACGGTGCGCATCAACCGCCTGACCCGCCAGTTTATGGCCGGTGCTGACTGGTGTCCATTACTCGACTCGCTCGAATCGCCCGACCGGCGCTACCGCCAACTGACGGCCTACTGCATGCGCTGCCTGGTCGACGATTATATGGGCGATTCGCTCACGATTGAGCAGGTGCGGGAAACGCTCAATACTTACCGCTGGCTCAACCGCTTCGCCTTCGACAAACGAATCATCATCAACATTCCCTCGGCCACGCTCCGCGTCATTGACCGGCGGGGCAATACGCTGCTGACGAGCCGGGTGGTGGTGGGCAAACCCGATACACCCAGCCCGCTGTTTACGGCCTTTGTGCCCAGCCTCGTAACGTATCCCTACTGGAACGTGCCGCGCTCCATCACGGTGACCGAACTGCTGCCCAAAATCCGGAAAAACCCGGTCCCTGCGCTCGATGCGCTGAACATGCAGGTGCTGGACGCCAGCGGACGTGTTGTCGATCCCAAAACAGTAAACTGGTCGGCGCCCGCCCGCTCGTTTCCCTACCGGCTGCGGCAGTCGACGGGCTGCGACAATGCGCTGGGGGTGCTGAAATTCAACGTGAGCAGTCCGTACGATGTCTACCTGCACGATACCAACGTGCGCAATGCGTTTAACCGTGAGAACCGGTACCTGAGTCACGGCTGCATCCGGGTCCAGAAACCCACCGAACTGGCTAACCTGCTCCTGGGCTACCCCCGCTTTGGCTCCGACTTCCTGACGCGATGTCTCAACGAAGCTCCGTCAAAAACGGTACCCCTCAACCGGGCTGTCCCCGTCATCGTGACCTACGATGTGCTGGATATGGACGACGAAGGCGGGGTACAGGTCTACCGCGATGTATACGGCCTCTGGCGGTCGCTGCAATAA
- a CDS encoding Hsp20/alpha crystallin family protein, whose amino-acid sequence METTFPTAEKVGRTLSTTLIDPLVDAFTTFFDSPSGLSVPKANVAEKANEIQIELAAPGLQKEDFTIRADGNLLTVSAQKETSTTDEDDTKRYRREYNYTSFSRSFALPDTAKIDQTKATYKDGILSITVAKADAPRKASLAIPVD is encoded by the coding sequence ATGGAAACTACCTTCCCAACCGCAGAAAAAGTAGGGCGTACCCTGTCGACGACCCTGATTGACCCACTGGTCGACGCCTTCACTACGTTCTTCGATTCGCCGTCGGGGCTGAGCGTTCCGAAGGCCAACGTTGCCGAGAAGGCCAACGAGATTCAGATCGAGCTGGCCGCGCCCGGCTTGCAGAAAGAGGACTTCACCATCCGGGCCGATGGCAACCTGCTCACCGTTAGTGCGCAGAAAGAAACCAGCACCACCGACGAGGACGATACGAAACGGTACCGTCGGGAATACAACTACACGTCGTTTTCGCGCTCGTTTGCACTGCCCGACACTGCCAAAATCGATCAGACGAAGGCGACCTACAAGGATGGTATTCTGTCCATCACGGTTGCCAAAGCCGATGCGCCCCGCAAGGCGAGCCTGGCTATTCCGGTCGACTGA
- a CDS encoding 2-hydroxyacid dehydrogenase: protein MTIAFFSALPFEQTWFEPYRLNHRITYIAEALTPQTAWRARGHQAVCAFVNDDLSRPTLTLLNGMGVSVVGMRCTGLDNVDQEAMQALNMSLLHLPGYAPASVAELSVALLLALVRHLPEASQRVRSGNFAIDGLMGTTLHGKTVGVVGTGHIGQAFARCMQGFGCTVLAYDIRPNRKLLDTGVRYVALADLLAQADVVSLHCPLNDQTGHLINDRTLTLLKAGAVLVNTGRGRLVDTAAVLDALDAGKLGGYAADVYEGERAYFHYDFSAKPIPDTLLNRLRQHPKVLLTAHQGFLTDEAMRQIARGLLNQFSFYDNQQTALVTKASMC from the coding sequence ATGACTATCGCCTTCTTCAGCGCCCTGCCTTTTGAGCAGACCTGGTTTGAGCCCTACCGGCTCAACCACCGCATCACCTACATCGCCGAAGCGCTGACGCCCCAGACCGCCTGGCGGGCCCGGGGGCACCAGGCCGTGTGCGCCTTTGTCAATGATGACCTCAGCCGCCCCACGCTCACTCTCCTCAACGGGATGGGCGTTAGCGTGGTGGGTATGCGCTGTACGGGCCTCGATAATGTGGACCAGGAAGCCATGCAGGCACTGAATATGAGCCTGCTGCACCTGCCCGGCTACGCACCTGCTTCCGTAGCCGAACTATCCGTGGCGTTGCTGCTGGCGCTGGTCCGGCACCTGCCGGAAGCCAGCCAGCGCGTGCGGTCGGGCAACTTCGCCATCGACGGGCTGATGGGTACCACCCTGCACGGCAAAACCGTGGGGGTGGTCGGTACGGGTCATATCGGTCAGGCCTTCGCCCGATGTATGCAGGGCTTTGGCTGTACCGTGCTGGCCTACGACATCCGGCCCAACCGCAAGCTGCTGGATACCGGCGTTCGCTACGTAGCGCTGGCGGACTTGCTCGCGCAGGCCGATGTTGTCTCGCTGCACTGCCCCCTCAACGACCAGACCGGGCACCTCATCAACGACCGGACGCTGACGCTGCTGAAAGCGGGTGCTGTCCTGGTCAACACCGGACGCGGCCGGCTGGTCGACACAGCCGCGGTACTGGACGCACTGGATGCGGGGAAGCTGGGCGGCTACGCAGCCGATGTGTACGAAGGCGAACGCGCCTACTTCCACTACGACTTTTCGGCGAAGCCCATCCCCGACACGCTGCTGAACCGCCTTCGTCAACACCCGAAGGTCTTGCTGACGGCCCACCAGGGTTTTCTTACCGACGAGGCCATGCGGCAGATTGCCCGGGGGCTGCTGAACCAGTTCAGCTTCTACGACAACCAGCAAACGGCCCTCGTCACCAAAGCATCCATGTGCTGA
- a CDS encoding universal stress protein — translation MKKILVLTDFSEASRHALQFARSFFSDTVAEFHLLCVYPVESDGFYSQHHVAQTARTAFGEQLLHMVTELRRDTASDWHTFRSSARPGNLVEVVRQYVEQEVYDYVVIGAKKDGTNELFGNSATALIRQITANVLIVPIDTKPGAVRQVVVATDFSTLKNCKLLCPVKDVVTLKDAALTLLTIDVPGKKVTQTDRESRIRQFLWPVAPTVTRLQAPTVRQGIDAYLAGHPVDLLVTIPKHKGWSDALTGNSVTRWLAYTPPVPLLTLYDDGTIDQPRLIDDLSNIDYAL, via the coding sequence ATGAAAAAAATCCTCGTGCTGACCGATTTCTCGGAAGCGTCCCGCCATGCACTCCAGTTCGCCCGGTCGTTCTTCAGCGATACGGTCGCCGAATTTCATTTGCTCTGCGTCTATCCCGTCGAATCGGACGGATTTTACAGTCAGCACCACGTAGCCCAGACGGCCCGCACTGCCTTTGGCGAGCAGTTGCTGCACATGGTAACCGAATTGCGCCGGGATACCGCCAGCGACTGGCACACGTTCCGGTCGTCGGCCCGGCCGGGTAATCTGGTCGAGGTGGTCCGGCAGTACGTGGAGCAGGAGGTCTACGACTACGTCGTGATCGGCGCGAAGAAAGACGGCACCAACGAGCTGTTCGGCAACAGCGCCACCGCCCTCATTCGGCAGATCACCGCCAACGTCCTGATCGTTCCCATCGACACGAAGCCCGGCGCGGTACGGCAGGTGGTAGTCGCCACCGATTTCTCGACCCTCAAAAACTGCAAACTGCTGTGCCCCGTCAAGGATGTCGTCACCCTCAAAGACGCGGCCCTGACCCTGCTGACGATCGACGTACCAGGCAAAAAGGTCACTCAGACCGACCGTGAGTCGCGCATCCGGCAGTTTCTGTGGCCCGTTGCGCCGACCGTCACGCGGTTGCAGGCGCCCACCGTCCGGCAAGGCATCGACGCCTACCTGGCGGGCCATCCGGTCGATCTGCTGGTGACCATTCCCAAACACAAAGGCTGGTCCGACGCCCTGACGGGCAACAGCGTAACGCGCTGGCTGGCCTATACGCCCCCCGTACCGCTGCTTACGCTCTACGACGACGGCACCATCGACCAGCCCCGCCTGATCGATGACCTGTCGAATATCGACTACGCGCTGTAA
- a CDS encoding pyridoxamine 5'-phosphate oxidase family protein, producing MLRTLTPEVTDHLLSTQFFGRLGCAADGQVLVLPVTYLYDGKAIYGQTREGTKTRLLRQNPTVCFEVDELCSPSCWRSVVIQGLYEELTGDERQYAEQQLGPGRVPPLRAPESTADVAANADPTVVYRIRILSKTGRSETKD from the coding sequence ATGCTACGTACCCTGACGCCCGAAGTAACCGATCATTTGCTGAGCACGCAGTTCTTTGGCCGGCTGGGTTGTGCCGCCGACGGGCAGGTGCTGGTACTGCCCGTTACCTACCTCTACGATGGCAAGGCCATTTACGGCCAGACCCGCGAAGGTACCAAAACGCGGCTGCTGCGGCAGAATCCCACCGTTTGCTTTGAAGTCGACGAGCTATGCAGCCCCTCCTGCTGGCGGAGCGTGGTTATCCAGGGCCTGTACGAAGAGCTGACCGGCGACGAGCGGCAGTATGCCGAGCAGCAGCTGGGACCGGGCCGGGTGCCGCCCCTGCGCGCGCCGGAGTCGACCGCCGACGTAGCCGCCAACGCCGACCCCACGGTGGTATACCGGATTCGGATTCTGAGCAAGACCGGCCGGAGCGAGACCAAAGACTAA
- a CDS encoding universal stress protein, whose translation MYKILLLTDFSAASRHAIRFAQALFDDIATEFCLLNAFPVEPEVGFSGAFLLAEQRQLAEQEMAHLEHAIRQQPVPAYHTYRSLVMVGSPVSAVKTLLGEEVFDLVVVGAVGTGHSELFGSVATDMIRSVTTNVLVVPASAPIRPINQVVLATDYRSVKDTGTFALLTDLASRKAARLTLLTIENPKEPGSHAAELSRHYVLNAFDTIQVDTYTIHDDDVLHGINAYLDLHPVDLFVMVPHHKGFFDLLRNASLTRPLAYRPRVPLLTLFDEKAAPAPPTPSAGVNNTPYPTYN comes from the coding sequence ATGTACAAGATCCTGTTATTGACCGATTTTTCGGCGGCTTCCCGACACGCCATCCGCTTCGCCCAGGCCCTCTTCGACGATATCGCCACGGAATTCTGCCTGCTCAACGCCTTTCCCGTCGAACCGGAGGTAGGCTTCAGCGGGGCGTTTCTGCTGGCCGAACAGCGCCAGTTGGCCGAGCAGGAAATGGCTCACCTGGAACACGCCATCCGGCAGCAGCCCGTTCCGGCCTACCATACGTACCGCAGCCTGGTCATGGTGGGAAGTCCCGTCAGCGCCGTTAAAACGCTGCTGGGCGAAGAGGTCTTCGACCTGGTCGTGGTGGGGGCTGTGGGTACGGGCCACAGCGAACTCTTCGGCAGCGTCGCCACCGACATGATCCGGTCGGTGACGACGAACGTACTGGTTGTACCCGCATCGGCCCCCATCCGCCCCATTAACCAGGTGGTGTTGGCAACGGACTACCGTTCGGTAAAAGACACGGGTACGTTTGCGCTGCTCACCGACCTGGCCAGCCGGAAGGCGGCCCGGCTTACGCTGCTGACCATCGAAAACCCGAAGGAACCCGGCAGCCACGCGGCCGAACTGAGCCGCCACTACGTGCTGAACGCCTTTGACACCATCCAGGTCGATACGTACACCATCCACGACGACGATGTGCTGCATGGCATCAACGCCTATCTGGATCTGCACCCGGTCGACCTGTTCGTGATGGTACCGCACCACAAGGGCTTCTTCGATCTGCTGCGGAACGCCAGCCTGACCCGCCCACTGGCCTATCGTCCACGGGTGCCGCTCCTGACGCTGTTCGATGAAAAAGCCGCCCCCGCCCCGCCAACACCATCGGCGGGCGTGAACAACACGCCCTACCCCACCTATAACTAG
- a CDS encoding 5'-nucleotidase, with translation MAVDLSEILVIGVSSRSLFDLEKENQIFDQEGISGYREYQQKNETNLLDKGTAFHLVQRLLHLNSDTKKQIVEVVIMSRNSPETGVRIMNSIREYKLDITRMAFSGGQPLAPYIDAYDIDLFLSKDLKDVQSVIDSKQSAAAYIYEPPTEFNPTDNSVRIAFDADAVLFSDESEHRYKTEGMAAFHKYESEHEDEPLGEGPFANLLIKLSKIQEQLPITIELSPLRLAIVTARNAPSHMRVIKTLRKWGVYVDEAYFLGGLAKDKVLKAFGAHIFFDDQEVHLTDSSKVVPSGRVPYASNSPLLSLKKGEEKKVMLELPNSQEISVNIKSADESDISFNS, from the coding sequence ATGGCAGTTGATTTATCGGAGATATTAGTAATTGGAGTATCGAGCCGATCGCTTTTTGATCTCGAAAAGGAGAATCAAATTTTTGATCAAGAAGGGATTTCTGGATACAGGGAGTATCAGCAAAAAAACGAAACGAACCTACTCGACAAAGGGACGGCTTTTCATCTTGTACAAAGATTGTTGCATCTCAATTCTGATACTAAAAAGCAAATTGTAGAGGTTGTAATCATGTCTAGAAATAGTCCAGAAACTGGCGTTCGCATTATGAACTCTATCCGCGAATATAAATTAGATATAACAAGGATGGCTTTCAGTGGAGGCCAACCGTTAGCTCCCTACATAGATGCCTATGATATTGATCTTTTTTTGAGTAAAGACTTGAAAGATGTTCAATCTGTTATTGACTCGAAGCAATCTGCAGCTGCATATATTTATGAGCCGCCTACTGAGTTTAATCCAACGGACAATTCAGTTAGGATTGCGTTTGATGCAGACGCTGTTCTTTTTTCTGATGAGTCGGAACATCGTTACAAGACGGAAGGTATGGCTGCTTTTCATAAGTACGAAAGCGAACATGAAGATGAGCCTTTGGGTGAAGGGCCTTTCGCAAATCTATTGATTAAGTTGTCTAAAATTCAGGAACAACTTCCTATCACAATTGAATTGTCACCACTAAGGCTGGCTATCGTGACCGCTAGAAACGCTCCTTCTCACATGAGAGTTATAAAAACCTTGAGGAAATGGGGTGTTTATGTTGATGAAGCCTATTTTTTGGGAGGTTTAGCTAAAGACAAAGTATTGAAAGCTTTTGGGGCACACATCTTTTTTGATGATCAGGAGGTACATCTAACAGATTCGTCAAAAGTTGTTCCCTCAGGTAGAGTTCCATATGCTTCTAACTCACCATTATTGAGTTTAAAAAAGGGAGAAGAGAAAAAGGTTATGCTTGAACTTCCTAATAGTCAAGAAATTTCAGTAAACATCAAATCAGCCGACGAGAGTGACATATCCTTTAATAGTTAA
- a CDS encoding universal stress protein, whose protein sequence is MKTIVVPTDLSPATHAALSVAAGLARLYKAEIILLHAVVYPMPVPIYAEAVTMTVAGTVETYADIDNDARQALHRLADSPAYAGVTITPRLITGGQGLAHAVTDQVADLIVMTSTGASGLEELLFGSNAEFIVRNAHCPVLVIKKPVAHFRPENIVCAVDVDEQLKSIYHYPFQMGEQGLHQFLYVMTPTDNRDPEGVREWINDFAAAKGITQFDFVMRTAKNVPDGIIDYADEVNADLIVLFTHGHKGLRHMLTGSVAEDVLNHATRPVLIMRA, encoded by the coding sequence ATGAAAACGATCGTTGTTCCTACCGATTTAAGCCCCGCTACCCACGCGGCCTTATCCGTAGCCGCCGGACTGGCCCGGCTCTACAAGGCCGAGATAATCCTCCTGCACGCCGTTGTCTACCCGATGCCGGTACCGATCTATGCCGAAGCCGTCACGATGACCGTAGCGGGAACGGTCGAGACCTACGCTGATATTGACAACGACGCCCGGCAGGCGCTGCACCGGTTGGCCGACAGTCCCGCCTATGCTGGCGTCACCATCACGCCCCGGTTGATTACGGGCGGACAGGGTCTTGCCCATGCCGTTACCGATCAGGTGGCCGACCTCATTGTGATGACCTCGACAGGGGCGTCGGGGCTGGAGGAACTGCTGTTCGGTTCCAACGCCGAGTTCATTGTCCGCAACGCCCACTGCCCGGTACTGGTGATCAAGAAGCCGGTGGCCCATTTTCGGCCCGAAAACATCGTCTGCGCCGTGGATGTCGACGAGCAGCTGAAGTCTATCTACCACTATCCGTTCCAGATGGGCGAGCAGGGGCTGCACCAGTTTCTGTACGTGATGACGCCCACCGACAACCGCGATCCGGAAGGGGTTCGGGAGTGGATCAACGATTTTGCCGCGGCCAAAGGCATTACCCAGTTCGACTTTGTCATGCGTACGGCCAAAAACGTACCGGACGGCATCATCGACTACGCCGACGAAGTCAACGCCGACCTGATCGTGCTGTTCACCCACGGCCACAAGGGACTGCGCCATATGCTGACGGGCAGCGTCGCCGAAGACGTGCTGAATCATGCCACCCGCCCCGTCCTGATCATGCGGGCGTAA
- a CDS encoding LOG family protein encodes MTSPASPPPSVDTNPRPPIRPLLDATLSQALDGPKDRRSELRFIFQVGWQFLKGLRALHFVGPCVTVFGSARFREGHPYYDLARRMGRAIRELGFTVMTGGGPGLMEAANRGAFEAGGKSVGCNVRLPFEQQPNPYLHTRVTINFFFVRKVLLLKYSYAFVVLPGGWGTMDELFETLTLVQTGVIHHFPVVLMGRDYYQPLMDYMRDMIRVGTISESDLQLVCLTDDVAEAQQHIQTYVQQHYKIVPRRKPLWWLLERV; translated from the coding sequence ATGACCAGCCCCGCATCGCCCCCACCCTCGGTCGATACCAACCCCCGCCCGCCCATCCGTCCCCTGCTCGACGCCACCCTTAGCCAGGCTCTCGACGGCCCGAAAGACCGCCGGTCGGAGCTGCGGTTCATATTTCAGGTGGGCTGGCAGTTTCTGAAGGGGCTGCGGGCGCTGCATTTTGTGGGTCCCTGCGTGACGGTGTTCGGGTCGGCCCGGTTCCGGGAGGGGCATCCCTACTACGACCTCGCCCGCCGGATGGGGCGTGCTATCCGGGAGTTGGGGTTTACGGTGATGACGGGCGGTGGCCCCGGCCTGATGGAAGCCGCCAACCGGGGGGCGTTCGAGGCTGGGGGCAAATCGGTGGGCTGCAACGTGCGGCTCCCGTTCGAGCAGCAGCCCAATCCGTACCTGCACACGCGCGTCACGATCAATTTCTTCTTCGTCCGGAAAGTCCTGCTGCTGAAATATTCCTACGCCTTCGTGGTGCTGCCGGGCGGCTGGGGCACCATGGACGAGCTGTTTGAGACGCTCACGCTCGTGCAGACGGGCGTTATTCACCATTTTCCCGTTGTGCTCATGGGCCGCGACTACTACCAGCCCCTGATGGATTACATGCGCGACATGATCCGGGTGGGCACCATCAGCGAGAGCGATCTGCAGCTCGTTTGCCTCACCGACGACGTTGCCGAAGCCCAGCAGCATATCCAGACCTACGTGCAGCAGCACTACAAAATCGTTCCCCGGCGCAAACCCCTGTGGTGGCTGCTGGAACGGGTGTAG
- a CDS encoding universal stress protein yields MKTILIPVDFSTLSYNTTHFGLELAHRMNARLLLLHIVQPAPPVPTFNVPVVELSAWSDTLQAQLEEALRGFHEQTAVYQRENGFSSVPVSTRLVVGQPADCILDIADTERASFIIMGAVGAASAWDRLLGSVTTAVAQRASQPVWILPAAVSLSSLRRFVYFADMEGREISCINQVMNLGERLRARVEVVHVSALADEEFTVAETLIESFENAYAPERIIFRHLTFDSVPEGIESYVRSHRPDAIVLAHRDRGFVEKIFHKSLIRQLALTTKHPMLIIPKPN; encoded by the coding sequence ATGAAAACGATTCTGATACCCGTCGATTTTAGTACGCTCTCGTACAACACCACCCATTTCGGGCTGGAACTGGCGCACCGCATGAACGCCCGGCTGCTGCTGCTACACATTGTACAGCCCGCGCCCCCGGTGCCCACCTTCAACGTACCCGTGGTGGAACTGTCGGCCTGGAGCGATACGCTGCAGGCGCAACTGGAGGAGGCCCTGCGCGGCTTCCATGAGCAGACCGCCGTGTACCAGCGCGAGAACGGCTTCTCCAGCGTTCCCGTGAGCACCCGCCTGGTGGTGGGCCAGCCCGCCGACTGCATCCTGGACATTGCCGATACCGAACGGGCCAGCTTCATCATCATGGGCGCGGTAGGAGCGGCCAGCGCCTGGGACCGGCTCCTGGGGTCGGTGACCACCGCCGTAGCGCAGCGCGCCAGTCAGCCGGTCTGGATACTGCCCGCTGCCGTATCGCTCAGTTCGCTCCGGCGGTTCGTGTATTTTGCCGATATGGAAGGCAGGGAGATCAGCTGCATCAACCAGGTCATGAACCTGGGCGAACGGCTGCGCGCCCGGGTCGAAGTGGTCCACGTATCGGCGCTGGCCGACGAGGAGTTTACCGTAGCCGAAACGCTGATCGAATCGTTCGAGAACGCCTACGCCCCCGAACGCATCATTTTCCGGCACCTCACCTTCGACTCGGTTCCCGAGGGCATCGAGTCCTACGTGCGCAGCCACCGTCCCGACGCCATCGTGCTGGCCCACCGCGACCGGGGCTTCGTGGAAAAGATCTTCCATAAAAGCCTGATCCGCCAGCTCGCCCTCACCACCAAACACCCGATGCTGATCATTCCCAAGCCCAACTGA
- a CDS encoding tetratricopeptide repeat protein: MRSLILCGVLVGLNQLLGCQPREKPAANPTTAIVVCGTTPTDKVWYGTQQKAMLFDSIGNINFPVTTRSQEAQRYINQGLMLAVGFNHAEAARSFYEATRVDSTCAMAYWGFSYVLGPNYNAGMEPDNYERAYAAIQKAIRLSGTSTDKEKALIQALAKRYPAAPVKDRKPYDEAYARAIRQVHERFSDDADIAGFYAESLMDLHPWDLWEKDGRPKPWTPAIVTTLEKLMARNPDHIALNHYYIHAVEASLTPERGLKSATILGKVAPRASHLVHMPSHIYIRTGNYHQGSLVNQQAVYIDSLYLMNTHAQGAFPLVYFPHNYHLMVATATMEGNYKQAMRGARHVAENTNKTLMADPAWCFLQHYYTIPYYVAIKFGQWDEVLRLCDADTVSLPYPKAIRHYARGLALVSRQQLPKAKLELQQLEQLATNPAMAKQLVGPVNSMSSMLEIARRVLKADILANEKQLDGSIRLLQEAVALEDALGYNEPPDWFFPVRHTLGATLLSAKRYAEAEAVFAKDLTIFPRNGWALSGLRQAQIGQGAADQARQTQIALAQAWKWADTAGKNADIARVSR, encoded by the coding sequence ATGCGATCACTCATCTTGTGTGGGGTACTGGTAGGATTGAACCAGCTCCTCGGTTGCCAGCCCCGGGAGAAACCGGCCGCCAATCCAACGACTGCCATCGTTGTTTGTGGCACTACGCCAACGGATAAGGTCTGGTATGGCACCCAGCAAAAAGCCATGCTTTTCGACAGCATAGGTAACATCAATTTCCCCGTCACGACCCGAAGTCAGGAAGCGCAGCGGTATATCAACCAGGGCCTTATGCTGGCGGTGGGGTTCAACCACGCCGAAGCGGCCCGTTCCTTTTACGAAGCTACCCGGGTTGACTCCACCTGCGCCATGGCCTACTGGGGCTTTAGCTACGTGCTGGGGCCCAATTACAATGCGGGGATGGAGCCCGACAACTACGAGCGGGCCTATGCTGCCATTCAGAAAGCCATCCGCTTATCCGGCACCAGCACCGACAAGGAAAAAGCGCTGATCCAGGCACTGGCGAAACGCTACCCCGCAGCGCCCGTCAAGGACCGAAAGCCGTATGACGAAGCGTATGCCCGGGCCATCAGGCAGGTCCACGAGCGGTTTTCCGACGATGCCGACATTGCCGGGTTCTACGCCGAGTCCCTGATGGACCTCCATCCGTGGGATCTGTGGGAGAAAGACGGTCGCCCGAAACCGTGGACACCGGCTATTGTTACGACGCTGGAGAAGCTGATGGCCCGCAACCCCGACCATATCGCGCTCAACCACTATTATATCCACGCCGTGGAAGCCTCGCTGACACCGGAACGGGGGCTGAAAAGCGCGACGATCCTGGGTAAGGTAGCGCCGAGGGCCAGCCACCTGGTGCATATGCCATCGCACATCTACATCCGGACGGGCAACTACCACCAGGGCTCCCTGGTCAACCAGCAGGCGGTGTATATCGACAGTCTGTACCTGATGAATACGCATGCGCAGGGCGCTTTCCCGCTGGTTTATTTCCCGCACAACTACCACCTGATGGTGGCGACGGCCACAATGGAAGGCAACTACAAACAGGCGATGCGCGGGGCCCGGCACGTAGCCGAAAACACCAATAAAACCCTGATGGCCGATCCGGCCTGGTGCTTCCTCCAGCATTACTACACGATTCCTTACTACGTGGCGATTAAGTTCGGGCAGTGGGACGAAGTGCTGCGGCTGTGCGATGCCGACACGGTGAGCCTGCCTTACCCGAAGGCGATTCGCCACTACGCCCGGGGCCTGGCGCTGGTGAGCCGGCAGCAGCTCCCGAAGGCAAAGCTGGAATTGCAGCAGCTGGAGCAGCTGGCCACCAATCCGGCCATGGCCAAGCAGCTGGTTGGACCGGTCAACTCGATGAGTTCCATGCTGGAAATTGCCCGCCGGGTGCTGAAAGCCGATATTCTGGCGAACGAAAAGCAGCTGGACGGTAGTATCAGGCTCCTGCAGGAAGCCGTTGCGCTGGAAGATGCCCTGGGCTATAACGAGCCGCCCGATTGGTTTTTCCCGGTGCGCCATACCCTCGGCGCTACCCTGCTGTCCGCAAAACGCTATGCCGAAGCGGAAGCCGTTTTTGCGAAAGACCTGACCATCTTTCCCCGCAACGGCTGGGCATTATCGGGACTGCGGCAGGCTCAGATAGGGCAGGGCGCTGCCGACCAGGCCCGGCAGACGCAGATAGCCCTGGCACAAGCCTGGAAATGGGCCGATACTGCCGGGAAAAATGCTGACATAGCGCGTGTGAGTCGGTGA